In Bifidobacterium sp. ESL0775, the following are encoded in one genomic region:
- the mraY gene encoding phospho-N-acetylmuramoyl-pentapeptide-transferase, protein MISLIIGIVVSLVVTMVGTPVMIRVVHRLHYGQYIRQDGPQSHLLKRGTATMGGVVIIFAVLFGWGASALYRGLTGGQSVSWSAVLVLFAMVSMGALGFIDDFAKVRKKQNTGLSVGGKFFGQFVFATIYAVLALLIPTKSGFPSAQAGMSFIEHPFFSFEFAGKAVAIVIFVIWVNFLMIAWTNAVNLTDGLDGLATGSSMISLAGYTIIAFWESYHVKGGPKPGYAYAVSDPLDLTIIAACAAVACFGFLWYNSNPATIFMGDTGSLALGGLFAALSIATHTEFLAVIIGGLYVIEAMSDVIQVGCFKLTHKRVFKMAPIHHHFELMGWSEQKVVVRFWMIEFMFVLIGLMIFYTDWASRTGLLV, encoded by the coding sequence TTGATTTCCCTCATCATCGGCATCGTCGTCTCCCTGGTGGTCACGATGGTCGGCACCCCGGTCATGATCAGGGTGGTGCACCGGTTGCACTATGGCCAGTACATCCGGCAGGACGGCCCGCAATCGCATCTCTTGAAGCGCGGCACGGCCACGATGGGTGGTGTGGTCATCATCTTCGCCGTGCTGTTCGGTTGGGGCGCCTCAGCACTCTACCGCGGCTTGACCGGCGGGCAAAGTGTCTCGTGGTCCGCGGTTTTGGTGCTGTTCGCCATGGTCTCCATGGGGGCCTTGGGCTTCATCGATGATTTCGCCAAAGTGCGCAAGAAGCAGAACACGGGCCTGAGCGTTGGCGGCAAGTTCTTCGGCCAGTTCGTCTTCGCCACCATCTACGCCGTCCTCGCGTTGCTGATTCCCACCAAATCCGGGTTCCCCTCCGCGCAGGCGGGCATGAGCTTCATCGAGCACCCGTTCTTCAGCTTCGAGTTCGCGGGCAAGGCCGTTGCCATCGTCATTTTCGTGATCTGGGTCAATTTCCTGATGATCGCGTGGACCAACGCCGTCAACCTGACCGACGGGCTCGACGGCCTGGCCACCGGCTCCTCGATGATCTCCTTGGCTGGCTACACCATCATCGCGTTCTGGGAAAGCTACCATGTCAAGGGCGGCCCCAAACCCGGCTATGCCTACGCCGTCTCCGATCCGCTGGATCTGACCATCATCGCCGCCTGCGCCGCCGTGGCCTGCTTCGGCTTCCTCTGGTACAATTCCAACCCCGCCACCATCTTCATGGGCGACACCGGCTCGCTGGCCTTGGGTGGGCTTTTCGCCGCGCTTTCCATCGCCACGCACACCGAATTCCTCGCCGTGATCATCGGCGGGCTTTACGTCATTGAGGCGATGAGCGACGTCATCCAGGTCGGATGTTTCAAACTCACCCACAAGCGCGTCTTCAAGATGGCGCCGATCCACCATCATTTCGAGCTGATGGGGTGGAGCGAGCAGAAGGTCGTCGTGCGTTTCTGGATGATCGAATTCATGTTCGTGCTGATCGGGCTCATGATCTTCTACACCGATTGGGCCTCGCGCACCGGTCTTCTGGTCTAG